One Turneriella parva DSM 21527 genomic region harbors:
- a CDS encoding tetratricopeptide repeat protein, producing MQQTTQNLKNTTNAGKPAKKTVSIGEYMGLGKPNPLIKKQADGPTELSLQQVEELSRIKSEAKRAYRRKDFVQALARFEDAAQIVPGDLEFSYYEALCLFQLHQWEKAEELFRKIIELDELRLLPDVRKMLALTLLKRRRFAEAEQILNEASRDRRNDMQLLSMLGYALEKQNKLMEAERVLARLMENDPENANGMNSLAFVYCRLEKNYTEALALVKKALTREPKNPSYLDTLGMIYANRGNTAAARKTLKKALELAPGHPEILAHLTRI from the coding sequence ATGCAACAGACCACGCAAAACTTAAAGAACACGACTAATGCAGGCAAGCCCGCTAAAAAAACCGTTTCGATCGGCGAATATATGGGCCTTGGCAAACCGAACCCCTTGATCAAGAAACAGGCAGATGGCCCGACCGAACTGTCGCTGCAGCAGGTCGAAGAGCTGTCGCGCATCAAGAGCGAAGCGAAGCGCGCTTACCGTCGCAAAGACTTCGTGCAGGCACTCGCACGCTTTGAAGACGCCGCACAGATCGTGCCGGGCGACCTCGAGTTTTCTTATTACGAGGCCCTTTGCCTCTTTCAGCTTCACCAGTGGGAAAAAGCCGAAGAACTTTTTCGTAAGATTATCGAACTCGATGAACTGAGGCTTTTACCCGATGTACGCAAAATGCTCGCCTTGACTCTGCTCAAGCGCCGCCGTTTTGCCGAGGCCGAACAGATTCTGAACGAAGCCTCGCGTGATCGCCGTAACGACATGCAGCTTCTGAGCATGCTCGGCTATGCGCTCGAAAAACAGAATAAACTCATGGAAGCCGAGCGCGTGCTCGCGCGCCTTATGGAAAACGACCCCGAGAATGCGAATGGCATGAACTCGCTGGCTTTCGTCTATTGCCGTCTCGAAAAGAACTACACCGAAGCGCTCGCCCTCGTCAAAAAAGCCCTGACACGCGAACCCAAAAATCCTTCGTATCTGGATACGCTCGGCATGATCTACGCCAATCGCGGCAATACCGCAGCGGCGCGCAAGACACTCAAGAAAGCCCTTGAACTCGCGCCGGGGCATCCCGAAATTCTCGCACACCTGACGCGCATCTGA
- the surE gene encoding 5'/3'-nucleotidase SurE codes for MRILISNDDGLKFPGLLRLRERLEAFGETWVFAPAEEKSATSMALSIHTDVPVIRLDERTYEVDAFPVDCVNVALHSGLAPQFDFCVSGINKGVNMGQDIWYSGTVGAARHTFIHGVPSFAVSCGYLDASGDFAKVADIFAEIFARFSADADQNFLLNVNIPMTAEDAGDIKWAKLGRRIYRDNYRREQQDDGSMLLNLGGSVLSHGGEAETDFYWYDRGCTVITPLSIDATDHAKLKEHD; via the coding sequence ATGCGCATTCTTATTTCAAACGACGACGGCCTTAAATTTCCCGGGCTCTTGCGCCTGCGCGAACGGCTCGAGGCGTTCGGCGAAACCTGGGTGTTCGCACCCGCCGAAGAGAAAAGCGCGACGAGTATGGCGCTATCTATACACACCGATGTGCCGGTGATTCGCCTCGACGAGCGCACCTATGAAGTCGACGCTTTTCCGGTCGATTGTGTCAACGTGGCGCTGCATTCAGGCCTAGCGCCGCAATTCGACTTCTGCGTTTCAGGTATCAACAAAGGCGTCAACATGGGCCAGGATATCTGGTACAGCGGCACGGTCGGCGCCGCCCGCCACACCTTTATACATGGGGTGCCCTCTTTCGCCGTCTCGTGCGGGTATCTCGATGCATCGGGTGATTTTGCCAAGGTTGCTGACATCTTTGCTGAAATTTTCGCCCGTTTCAGCGCTGACGCCGACCAGAATTTTCTGCTGAACGTCAATATTCCCATGACGGCCGAAGATGCGGGAGACATAAAATGGGCTAAATTGGGACGCCGAATCTACCGAGATAACTATAGGCGCGAACAGCAAGACGACGGCAGCATGCTGCTGAATTTGGGCGGTTCGGTACTAAGTCACGGAGGTGAGGCGGAGACCGATTTCTACTGGTACGACCGGGGTTGTACAGTCATCACTCCGCTCTCGATCGATGCAACAGACCACGCAAAACTTAAAGAACACGACTAA